CCCTCGTGTGGGGCCGCGCTTGCGGGCGAGCCCGTCGAGGAGTTCAACCTGATGTTCGAGACGACGATCGGGCCCGGGAGCGGCCAGACGGGCTACATGCGCCCCGAGACGGCCCAGGGGATCTTCGTCGAGTTCCCCCAACTGGCCGAGTACGCCCGCAACCAGCTCCCCTTCGGCGTCACGCAGATCGGCCCGGCCTACCGCAACGAGATCAGCCCCCGCAAGGGTATCATCCGGGTTCGGGAGTTCACGCAGGCCGAACTGGAGCAGTTCGTCGACCCCGAGCGCGACGAACCGGACCTCTCGCGGGTATCGGACGTCGAGGTGACGCTCTATCCCATCGAGAACCAGCGCGAGGAGGGACGCGAGTACGTCACGACCACCATCGGCGAGGCCGTCGCCGATGGCACCATCGCAAGCGAGTGGGTCGCCTACTACCTCGGGATCGCCCAGGAGTGGTACGAGCGGGTCGGCATCGACATGAATCGGTTCAGATTCCGCCAGCATTTACCTGGGGAGCGGGCCCACTACGCGAGCGATTGCTGGGACGCCGAGGCCGAACTCGGTGGCGACTGGGTCGAGATCGCCGGCTTCGCCTACCGGGGCGACTACGACCTCTCGAAACACGCCGAACACGCCGACCAGGACTTTACGGTCTTCGAGCAGTACGACGAGCCGATCACGACAGAGCGCGCGACGGTCGATCCGGACATGAGCTATCTCGGACCGGAGTTCGGCGGGAAAGCGGCGGAGATCGCTGACGCGCTCGAAGCGCTCGCCGAGCGCGATCGGAGCGCCTTCGACGACGAGACCGTCTCCGTCGAACTCGACGACGAGAGCTACGAGGTACCGACCGAGAAGACTGGCTTTTCGATCGAGGAGGTCACCGAGTCGGGCGAGCACGTCACGCCCCACGTCGTCGAGCCCTCCTTCGGGGTGGGTCGGACGCTGTATGCGCTGTTCGCCCACGCCTACCGCGAGGACGAGGTCGACGGCGAGGAACGGAGCTACCTCTCGCTGGCCCCGGAGATGGCGCCCACGACGGTCGGCGTCTTCCCGCTGATGGATCGGGACGGCCTCGGCGAGCGCGCGCGCGAACTCGCGAGCGAACTCCGTGCGGCCGGGCTCGAAGTCGCCTACGACGACTCGGGCAACATCGGGCGCCGGTACCGACGCCAGGACGAGGTCGGGACGCCGTTTTGCGTGACCGTCGACTACGAGAGCCTCGAAGACGGGACGGTGACGCTGCGCGATCGGGACTCGACGACGCAGGTTCGGGTCCCGATCGTACAGTTGGTGGGCGTCCTCGACGGTCTGCGTGGCGGCGAGCGGACGTTCGACGCCCTCGGCGAGGAATACGAAAAGCTATCGGCCGGGGCCGAAAACGCGACCCAATAACGTGGCGGAGATCGGCCGGCGGCTGGTGCACGCAAGCGGGGCGCTCGCGCCCGCGAGCTATCTGCTCGGCGTTCTCACGTGGGCGCAGCTGGGATGGATCCTCGCGTTCGGGGTCGTTCTCGCGATGGGCTTGGAGTTCGTGCGGCTCCGCTCGGGGCTGGAGTGGTGGATCTACGAGAACCTCACCCGCGAGTACGAACACGAGAAGGTCGCGGGCTACGCGCTGTACATGGTCGGGATGGCCGTCGTGGCGCTGGCTTTCCCGCCCGCGATCGGCGTGCCCGCGATGTTCATGCTCGCCATCGGCGACCCCGTCGGGGGCTACCTGGGCAAGGGCGCGGCGACGAAATCGCCGGTAGCGCTCGGGGCGGTCTTTGTGGTCTGCCTGCTGTTCGCGCTCGCGTTCGTCCCGCCGATCGTCGCCGTCTGCGGGGCGCTGGCGGCGACGGCCGCCGACGGCTACCTGCTGTCGATCCGGGAGTACGTCGTCGACGACAACCTCACCATCCCGATCGGGGCGGCCCTCGCGATGTGGCTCGGGGTTACGCTCGTGGGGCCGATCTGAGCGCT
The DNA window shown above is from Halalkalicoccus jeotgali B3 and carries:
- the glyS gene encoding glycine--tRNA ligase, with product MSDSDRDSEGRTLAELAKRRGFFFPSNGVYGGVAGFYTYGPEGAALKRHLEDAWRDRFTVREGNREIEAPTVMPEAVFEASGHLDGFDDMLVECAECGESHRADHLIEDNTAIEDAEALPISEVEELIREHELVCPSCGAALAGEPVEEFNLMFETTIGPGSGQTGYMRPETAQGIFVEFPQLAEYARNQLPFGVTQIGPAYRNEISPRKGIIRVREFTQAELEQFVDPERDEPDLSRVSDVEVTLYPIENQREEGREYVTTTIGEAVADGTIASEWVAYYLGIAQEWYERVGIDMNRFRFRQHLPGERAHYASDCWDAEAELGGDWVEIAGFAYRGDYDLSKHAEHADQDFTVFEQYDEPITTERATVDPDMSYLGPEFGGKAAEIADALEALAERDRSAFDDETVSVELDDESYEVPTEKTGFSIEEVTESGEHVTPHVVEPSFGVGRTLYALFAHAYREDEVDGEERSYLSLAPEMAPTTVGVFPLMDRDGLGERARELASELRAAGLEVAYDDSGNIGRRYRRQDEVGTPFCVTVDYESLEDGTVTLRDRDSTTQVRVPIVQLVGVLDGLRGGERTFDALGEEYEKLSAGAENATQ